One genomic region from Prionailurus bengalensis isolate Pbe53 chromosome C1, Fcat_Pben_1.1_paternal_pri, whole genome shotgun sequence encodes:
- the MAD2L2 gene encoding mitotic spindle assembly checkpoint protein MAD2B, with the protein MTTLTRQDLNFGQVVADVLCEFLEVAVHLILYVREVYPVGIFQKRKKYNVPVQMSCHPELNQYIQDTLHCVKPLLEKNDVEKVVVVILDKEHRPVEKFVFEITQPPLLSISSDSLLSHVEQLLRAFILKISVCDAVLDHNPPGCTFTVLVHTREAATRNMEKIQVIKDFPWILADEQDVHMHDPRLIPLKTMTSDILKMQLYVEERAHKSS; encoded by the exons ATGACCACACTCACGCGACAGGACCTCAACTTTGGTCAAG TGGTGGCCGACGTCCTCTGCGAGTTCCTGGAGGTGGCCGTGCATCTCATTCTCTACGTGCGCGAGGTCTACCCGGTGGGCATCTTCCAGAAGCGTAAGAAGTACAACGTGCCTGTCCAG ATGTCCTGCCACCCGGAGCTGAACCAATATATCCAGGACACCCTGCACTGTGTCAAGCCACTGCTGGAGAAG AACGATGTCGAGAAAGTGGTGGTGGTAATTTTGGACAAAGAGCACCGCCCAGTGGAGAAATTCGTCTTTGAAATCACCCAGCCTCCGCTGCTGTCCATTAG cTCAGATTCCCTGCTGTCTCATGTGGAGCAGCTGCTCCGAGCCTTCATCCTGAAGATCAGTGTGTGTGATGCTGTCCTGGACCACAACCCCCCAG GCTGTACCTTCACAGTCTTAGTGCACACGAGAGAAGCTGCTACCCGCAACATGGAGAAGATTCAGGTCATCAAG GACTTTCCCTGGATCCTGGCAGATGAACAGGACGTCCACATGCATGATCCCCGGCTGATACCGCTAAAAACGATGACATCAGACATTTTAAAG ATGCAGCTCTACGTGGAAGAGCGAGCTCACAAAAGCAGCTGA
- the FBXO6 gene encoding F-box only protein 6, with the protein MAPVSINELPENILLEVFTHVPARQLLLRCRLVCSLWRDLIDLVTLWKRKCLREGFITEDGDQPVADWKIFYFLRSLHRNLLRNPCAEEDMASWQIDSNGGDRWKVESLPGDHGTDFPDSRVKKYFVTSFGMCLKSQLVDLKAEGYGEELLDTFRPDIVVKDWFAARADCGCTYHIRVQLASADYIVLASFEPPPVTIDQWNNAKWTEVSYTFSDYPPGVRHILFQHGGKDTQFWAGWYGPRVTNSSIVISPKMTRNLAPCTALPETTEG; encoded by the exons ATGGCCCCAGTCAGCATCAACGAGCTCCCTGAGAACATCCTGCTGGAGGTGTTCACGCACGTGCCCGCCCGCCAGCTGCTCCTGCGCTGTCGCCTGGTCTGCAGCCTCTGGCGAGACCTCATCGACCTGGTGACCCTCTGGAAGCGCAAGTGCCTGCGTGAGGGCTTCATCACCGAGGACGGGGACCAGCCTGTGGCCGACTGGAAGATCTTCTACTTCCTACGCAGCCTCCACAGGAATCTCCTACGCAATCCATGTGccgaag AGGATATGGCTTCCTGGCAGATCGATTCCAACGGCGGAGACCGCTGGAAGGTGGAGAGCCTCCCCGGAGACCACGGGACGGACTTTCCCGACTCCAGAGTCAAGAAGTACTTTGTCACATCTTTTGG GATGTGCCTCAAGTCCCAGCTGGTGGACCTCAAGGCCGAGGGCTACGGGGAGGAGCTGCTAGACACGTTTCGGCCTGACATCGTGGTTAAGGACTG gtTCGCCGCCAGAGCAGACTGTGGCTGTACCTACCACATCCGCGTACAGCTGGCCTCAGCCGACTACATCGTCCTGGCCTCCTTCGAGCCCCCGCCCGTGACCATCGATCAATGGAACAATGCCAAGTGGACGGAG gtctCGTACACTTTCTCAGATTACCCTCCAGGCGTCCGCCACATCCTCTTCCAGCACGGGGGCAAGGACACCCAGTTCTGGGCAGGCTGGTATGGGCCCCGCGTCACCAACAGCAGCATCGTTATCAGCCCGAAGATGACCAGGAACCTGGCCCCCTGCACAGCTCTGCCTGAGACCACAGAGGGGTAG